One Methylorubrum extorquens genomic window, TCTACGCGCTTGTCCGCGAGGTCGCGCTCCATCGCCTGGAGCAGGGTGAGGTATTCGCGCAGGGACACCGGTACGCGGGCCTCGCGCAGGCCCGTAAAGAATTGGAGCAGCATGAGGCCTAAACGCCCGAGCCCGGCCTGCGGGTCAAGCCGATGCCGGACACCGGGGCCGGGCGATGCCGCGGCCCCTGGAACAGCCGGATCGGTCGCCGCTCCTGTGGACAGCGGCGCTTTCCGGTGGATATCACCCGGGATCGCCTTTGTGCGGAAGGAACAGCCGTCATCTCAACGGACGTAAGATGCATCGCACAATGCACGACGCGTTCGTGACTTGACGATGGGAAGGACCCCATGCCCGTGGTCTTGCGATCCCTGAGCGATTTCAAGAAATTCCTCCGCAAACCCGGAGCGACCCTGCAAATCGTCCAGAACACTTTCGTCGATCGTCAGGACGCCGAGTCCCGCGCCGCCTATCGCCGCAAGGGCCTCTACGAGCCACGGACTCTTCGGGCGATGTCGAAGAAGGCCGCCGTGTTCGACGTGAAGGGCCATGATAGCACCGTGTGGCTGTACTGGGATCGCGGCACCCGACACTGGCGCTTCTCGGGCGACACCGTCACGGTTCCGCTCAACGCCGCCCTCGGCCCGCCCGACGCGGTGGTCTATCGCTGCACTCTGCCTCAGCAGAGCGGGCAACGCCGCTCCGCCGCCAAGCGCGGAGACGATGAGGCGATGCTACCGGGGCTGTAACTGCAGGCTCCGACCCATAGAGTTCGGCCGTCACGGCGGGGCCGAACGGTCGCGGATCTGCCGTGATCATGAAAGCCGGCGGGCTCGACCTGCCGAGATCGCTGGTCAGCTCGGACTGACCTCTCACACTTTGTTGAACGGACGAATCAAGCGCCCCTCATCGTACCTTTGATCGAACCTCAGCTTGCGTGCACCACCTGGAGAGATCCCAACCTGCTGTCTGATCCGGACTGATCGTTCGCAATAGCAGCCAAATCGTGGTTTTTCCCGATTTTGCAGTCGTTTTCCGGGCAAATGGTGCAAAACGGACTTGAATCTTTTCTAGATCCTTTTAGCTCACAAGAACGAGGGGAAAATAGGATCATTTACAATGTCGGATAACAGTCAGGTCTCGCAACACGACCGTATCGAGCTCGCTGCCGATCTCGTCTCGGCTTATGTCTCCAACAACTCTCTGCCATCGCCCGAACTCGCGGGTTTGATTGTTCAGGTTCATGCCGCCCTCGTCGCCCTGTCGGCCCCGCAGGCGCCCAAGGAAGAAGAAGTCGAGCGGGCGACACCGGCACAGATCAAGAAGTCGATCACGCCGGATGCCCTGATCTCCTTCATCGACGGCAAGCCCTACAAGACGCTCAAGCGGCACCTGACCACGCACGGTCTCGACATCGAGGGCTACCGCCGCCGCTACGGCCTGCCGGCCGATTATCCGACGGTCTCCTCCAACTATTCGGCCGCGCGCTCTGCCCTCGCCAAGGATCTCGGCCTCGGCCAGCAGCGCCGCAAATCCTCGGCGAAGACCGCGGAGCCGGTCGATGAGGTGGTGGCGGAAGCAGCTCCCGAGCCGCGCCGCAAGACCGCCGCGGAAGGCCGCAAGACCGGCGGGCGCCGCAAGGCCGCCTGAGGATCGATGCCGCGCCGGCGGAGTCATCGGACTCCGCCGGCCGGCCTCTGGTGCGTTGACGTTGGTCCGCGCAGCGACGGTCCCGGCCGATCGAAAGGCCGCCCGGCCTGCCTACGGCTCTCGATGGATCACATGGAAGGCTCGCAGCGGCAGCGTCTCGCTGTTGACACGCTCGGCTTCCCCGTGGCCTGCCGTCTTCTGCTCGCCGCAGACCTCACGCGTAAGACGCGGCGCGCCGATTGCGGAACACGCTTTTTCGCAAAACGGGGCACCGACACGACAGGACCGCGCGGCACCCGCATTCTGCTAAGCGGGCGGGGGAGGGACGTCGAATTTCCGCGCCGGAGCACCCGGTACGGATGCCGAATTCGAAACCTCCCAAGGTCGCTCAGATCGTCGCGTACGATCCGACGCAACCGGCCCGGCCATGCCGGCTCCCGGACCTCCGCGTCATACGATTTTCGATTGATGGCTTCTGGTTTCGCCCCACGGCATCCATCCCGCGGTGATCCAATCGGATGCCAATCAGGCGGATCTCCAGAACGTCCTTCAGGGCATCGTCACGCGCGATGGACGATGGCTTTCGACAACCGATGCGGCAAGACTTGAGACACCCCGCTGTCCTGGGTTTGGCTTCCGGACAGCATCAGGACTCGATCAGCCGGCGAAGACCACGGATCGGCTTTCACTCGGACGGACATCAGGGTGACGCAACAACGGCACCGGCGCCCGTCGAGCAAATAATCAGGCGTCGGGCATCGCCGACTGGATGAGACGGTCGGAGGAGAGGTCCTCCTCGTCATACCCGAGGAGTTCGGCGAGGCGGCCGCGGGCGCGGCTGACGCGGCTCTTCACCGTGCCGACCTTGCAGCCCATGATGGTCGCCGCCTCCTCGTAGGAGACACCCTCGGCACCCACCAGCACGAGGGCCTCGCGCTGGTCCGGCGGCAGCTTGGCGAGCGCCGTCTGCAGATCCTCGACGTCGAGCCGGTCGCCCTGATGCGGCGCGGTGGCGAGGCGTGCGGCGTAGGAGCCGTCCTGATCCTCGACCTCGCGCACGCGCTTGCGGTGATCCGAGTAGAAGATGTTGCGCAGGATCGTGAAGAGCCATGCGTTGAGGTTCGTGCCCGGCTGGAAGCGGGCGCGGTGCTGCCAGCCCTTGAGCAGGGTGTCCTGCACGAGGTCGTCGGAGCGCGCCGGGTTCGAGGTCAGCGACAGGGCGAAGGCGCGCAGGGACGGCACTGCGGAGAGCAGGCCGTTGCGGAATTCGGGATCGATCCGCTCGCCCTGGGCCTTGAGGGCCGCTTCGAGCTTGCCGATCAGCTCGGAGAAGCGTGACGGCGTGTCCTCGCCGGCGCCGAGCGTGTCGTACACGCTGCGCAGATGATCGCCGAGATGGCTGCGGATCGAGTCGGAAAGTTTGGGACGGCCGTCTGTCATCGCGGGACGATCCAGGGTCGCTTCGGTATCGTTACGCATCGGGCACTTCGCGATCGGGACTTTTCGGCAAAGACGGTGCAGTGCAGCACGCGGGGCAGGCCCCGGCACGGCCCTTAACATAGCTGTAGCGCATCGCTCCGATCCAGCACACCCGCGCCACGCGAAATACTGCCACGCTTGCACACGGGACGGTAGGCTGTCGCCCCAAAGAGTGAGATGATTCGCCGATCCTGCCGCGTGAATGCGGCAAATCGGCAGGTCCATCCGCTTTTTCCGATCGACCGCCCTCAGGCCGCGCCGTGGATATCCGGCATCGGACGCTGCCGCGTCGCGCCCTTCAGCACCCGCACCACCCCGTCGGTGAGAACGAGGGTGTCGCCGCGCTCCAGTTCAGTCCAGGTCTCGTCGCGGGTCAGCGCCCGCGTGGCGATCATGGTGACGATATCTGTCTCGGTGGTCTCCTGAGCGAAATCGACCCGCCAATCCTCGTCGATCAGCGTCGCCGTGCCGAACGGCGCCCGGCGGGTGAGGTAGCAGAGCCGCTTGCCGCAATGGGCATAGAGCACGCGACTGTCGGTGAGCAGCATGTTGAAAACACCGCGCTCCGAAAGGATGCGGGCGTAACCCGCAATGGCCGCCTCCAGGGTCGCGGCGCGGGGCGGCTTGGGGAAGCGCTCCTGGAGTTGCGACAGCATCCAGCAGAAAGCGTGTTCGCTGTCGGTGGTGCCGATCGGCTCGAACCGGCCGAGCGGCAGCCGCTTCACGCCCTTGAGCTGGCCGTTATGGGCGAAGGTCCAGCGCCGGCCCCACAGCTCGCGGGAGAAGGGATGGGTGTTCTCGAGGCTGACGCGCCCGCGATTGGCCTTGCGGACATGGGCCACGACGATGCGGCTCTTGATCGGATAGCGGCGCAGGAGCTTGGCGAGTTCGGAGCGTGCACTGGGCTCGGGGTCGTGGAAGGAGCGGCAACCGCGCCCCTCGTAGAAGGTGATACCCCAGCCGTCGGCATGCGGGCCGGTCTCGCCGCCGCGCCGGGCCAGGGCGGCGAAGGAGAAGCGGATATCGGTCGGCACATTCGCGCTCATTCCGAGCAGTTCGCACATGGTAGCCGGGGTCTTCTGCGTCGCGCGCGGTGGGATCGAAGAGGGGCGGGGAGGGGAAACTAGAGCGCATACCGGCGAAGTGGAAACCGGTTCGTCGGAAGAATGCGCATCAAAACAAGGATCGAGCGACGCCGGCCCGGTGCGATCAGCTTGGATACGGCTCTAGGAAGCTTCGGGGGGCGGAACAACCGATTTGGGGCGCATGTCCCCCGCCGCCGCGCCCGGTCTCCCCCGCGCGCCCTCGCGGCCCGGCCAGACAGGAGTGACGGCGAGCCCCGGAATCAGGCGCCGGACCGCAGGCGCCAGTCCCAGGGCGAGCCCGATCATCCCGGCGAGCGCCAACAGGTCGGTGAGGCCGACGCGAAAGTAGCCGCGGAAGGCGGGCGTGACGAACCAGAACAGCTCGGCGAGATGGACCGCGACCGCGAGCGCCGCCACCAGCCGCGTGCGGTTCTCGCCGGGACGCAGGGTCAGGATGGCGGCAAGACCCACCACGATGGCGGCGGATAGTGCCAGGGCGCGGCCGGAAAAGCCTGCGCGCAGCCGATACCACGCGGCGGCCCCCGGATCGGCGGCGGCGCCGAGCATCAGGAACTGCACGACATGCAGGCCGGCCCAAACGAGGAGCAGCACAGCGAGCGGCGTGAGCCGATCGTGGCGGCGCCGGGCGGGGCCGGCGTCGGGCGGCGCAACGAGGATTGCGGCGGCGAGCGCCAGACTCGACCACGCCGCCAGCACCAGCAATCCGAAGGCGCTGGCATGGAAGCGGGGGCCGGGATCGGTTCCGACCGACATGACGAGGTCGCCGGCCGCCAGCGTGCCGACCACGGTGTGGAGGCCGAGGCCGAGCACGGCGCGCCCGTCGTCGATCCGCCCGGCCTTGGCCCAGGGCTCGCCGCCGCGGCGGGCGAAGAGCAGGGCGAGCCCGGTCCAGAGCGCGAAATAGAGGGCGAGGCGGGCGGCGAGCAGCGGCGGCGCGGCTCCGAGGAGGGCGAGCGGACCATCCGGCCCGGCGCTTTCCGGCGCCGGGTAGAGCAGGAACGCGGCCACCGGGATCGGCAGCGCGAGGATCGCGGCCACCGGCATCAGAACCAGCAGACCGCGCAGGGTCTCGAGCAACGCGGTCTCGGGCTGCGGGCGCCACGCATCGGCCCGCTCGATCATGATGACGACGGGCAGCGCGCCCGCCGGCAGGGCGAGAAGGCAGGTCCAGGCGGCGAGATAGGCGGGCGCGAGCCGGGGCAGCCCGGCATGGTGGAGCGCCAGCAGCAGGCAGGCCATTCCCACGGCGAAGGCCGCCGCCGGGCGGCGGGCCGGATCGCGGAAATACGCACCCGCGGATTTCGCCCCCGTCGCCTTGCGGGCGGCACCGCCCTTCTCCTCCGCGCTCACCGCTGCGGCTCCCCGGCGGCGGGGCCGTAGAGGGCGAGGGGGCGTCCCGCATCCGCCGGCAGGGCGTTCAGGCGCCGGGCGAGGGCCGCCGGAATGAACGGCGTGCCGGAGGGCTCGATCGTCAGGACGAAATGTCCGGCCAGAGCGGAGGGGAGGACGCGGCCGGTCCGCCCTGTTCTCAGAGCGGAGACGAGCGCCACGCCGAGGCCGAGCACTCCACCCGCCGCCGCGGCGGAGAGGGCCGGCACCGCTGCCATCGCCCAGGATAACGGCCAGGAGGCCGGCCAGGGAGGGGGCCAGACATCGGGCCACGAAAGCGGCCGGGCGAGGAGCGCCGCCACGCTCGCCGGCCCGTCCGGCATTTCCCCGGCAAGGCCGGCGATGCGGATGGCGACGAAGGCCGCAAATCCGAGAAAGGCACCGAACAGCGCGAGGCGGTTCAGGCTTCGCTCCTCTCGGTGCAGGGCGCCGGCAACCTCCGGCATCGGCACCGGAGCGAAGGCCTCGAGGCGGGGCGCGCGGGCCCCCGAGACCCCCCGCGCCGCCTCGGCGAGCCCGGCCTCCGAGGCGAAGATCGCGATGAGGCCGGGGGGCTGGCCAAACGATTGAGCGAGAGGCTGGCCGGGGAGCTGGCCCGGCCGGATGTTCGGCGCGATCTCCGGCGCCCGCGGCGCGGCGTGCGCGTTCTCGGCGAGGGCGAGCTGGCGCGTCTCGGCGATTCCGACCGGCGGCACGAGGCGGAGAAGAAGCAGCAGGCCGAGGACGAACAGCCCGGCGGACCCCAGCATGGCGACCTCCGCGGTCAGGAGATCCGCGAGGCTTGCCCCCGCCGCCCCGATCCGCGTGGCAAGCACGTGATCCGCTCCGAGACCGATGGCGACGAGGGCGCCGATCAGACCGAGGGCGAGGGCGCTGCGGCGGATCGCGGGGATCCAGAACAATTGCGTGGGGAGAAGCCCGGCGAGCATGAGTGTCCAGAAAGCGGGCGCCTCGTCGCCGAAGAGCCTGCGCGTCAGGCGCGCCCGCTCGGCAGCGTCGCCGTAGAGCAGGGCGGTGACGATCTCGGTGACGTGGCAATAGAGGGCGGCAAGGCCGAAGGCGAGCAGCAGCCGCCCGAGGATATCGAGATGCCGGCCGGTGATGAGGCCGTCGAGCCCGCGGCTTCGGCGCAGGGTCGTGGCGAGCGCCGCGGTCAGCCCGGCACCCGAGAGCACCGCCTCGACCAGAAGGGCGACGGGGAGCAAGGTGTCGTGCCGGTCGGTGCGCAGGGCGGCGGCGAGCGCAAGATCGATCAGCACCGCCACCGCCGCGAGAATGCCGAGCAGGCCGAAGCCGCGGCAGGCCCGCTCCCAGGCGAGCCATTGCAGCGCCGAACCGCACCAGCCGGCGGACAACGTCCGGTAGAGGCGGGCGCGTCGGGAACCCGGCCCCGCGACGTCGCGTAACACCGCTACATCCGGAAGGAGCGCTGCCGCCCAGAGGCCGAGGCTGGCCAGGAGCAAGGCCCCGAGGCTCACCGGATGGACCGGCGCCGGGTGGAGCGCGGCGAGACCTGAGCAGAGCAGGGCAGCGGTCTGCGTCAGGCGCCCGATCCCGCAGCGCCACGCGACGCCCGCGAGGAGCAGCAGCCCCGAGATCAGCAGGCAGCCCGCAGCGAGCCCGATCCACCACGCGGCGCCGGCCGGACCGAATTCGACGGGCACGGCCGAGCGCAGACCGGCCCAGACGAGGATCGGGACGAGGGTTGCGGCGACGCCGAGCCGCCAAAAGCCACCGGCGGGCGCGAGCACGCTCCCCGCGAGCGCGGCGGCGATCGAAGCGACCGTCTCCCCGGCCCCGATCACCGGCGCGCCGTAGAGGGGAGCGGGCTCGGCCGCAGGCTGAAACACGCGTTCGGTCATCGGCTCAACGGTCGGCCGCAGGCTGCGGGCGGCTCCGATCCTGATTGCGATCCTGACGGAGAAAGGCGGGCGATGGAATGTCTCGCACGGCCATCCGTGTCGCCCGAAAGGAGGGTAGGGGAAAGGCGCTGCCGAACGGGATGGCTGGGGAAACGCCGGAAAGGCAGGCCCTCCGCACGCAGATGCGAACGGTAAGCGCCCGCCATGTGCCGTCCCGCACCAAAGAGCAATGCCATAGGGGGAATGCGAGGCGAGGCGCCGCCCGCGCGGGCTTGCGCCGCGGCGTTTCCGTGCGAAGAGGACGATCCGTGACGGCCTCCTCACGCGCCTGCCCGCCGGATCGTCCCTCACAGCGCCGAAACCGTTCTCCGATGCCGCACCCCACCGCCGCGAATTCGTCGGCCACGGCTTGGCCGGGCGCCCGGAATGCCGATGGAGCGTGATCCCGTCCTGTTCGCCTGGGCCTCGTCCCCGCGTCGGCACGCGGCGGCGCTCGGGCTGGCGGTGGGCCTCGGCGGACCGCTGGCGCTGTTCGTGCTGCTGTGCCTGCGCGACCTGATCGCGGTACTGACCCGCAGCAGCCCGGACTTCCTGCCCTTCCTGCGGATCGCCCTGCCGCTGCCGGGCCATCACGGCGACGAAGCGCCGATCCTGTTCCAAGGGTGGAGCCTGCCGCCCACGGAACTTCCGCTGATCGCGCTGACCTCGCTCGCCGCCGCGGCCCTGCTGCTGGCCGCCCTGGGGGCCGCGGTCGCGTATCTCTGCTTCTCCGTTCAGGCCCGGGCCACGGCGCGGCTGCGGGCGCGGGCCACCGAGGCGATCCTCGCCTCGCCGCCCGGTGCCCGCGAGGATCTCCGGGCGCTGCCCGGCCTCGTCGGCCAAGCCCTGGCGCGGATGGGTCCGCTCTCGGCGGTCGGCATCGTCGTGCCCGGCCTGACGCTCGCGGCGATCCTGCTCGCCCTCGTCATGGCGGAACTCGCCGCCCCGCGCCTCGTGCCGGTGATCGCGCTGTTGCTCGCCGCCGTCGGGCTCGCCCGGGTTCTGCTCGCCAGCCGCACCGCCGCCCGGCACAGCCTGCGCCAGGCCGACACCGCCGCGACGGAGACGGGCCTGCGCGACCTGATCCGGCGGATGCCGGCGGTGCGCGCCCACGGGGCGGCGGCGTTCGAACGCCGTCGCCTCGGACTTCGGGCGCGGGCGGCGCGCAGCGCGCTGGTGCGGGCGGAGGCCCGGCTCGCTTATGCGCGGGCCCCGGCACTCGCCCTCGTCGTGATCCTGCCCGCGCTCCTCGTCGCCACCGCCCTGTGGCAGGGCGAGGCCGCGACCGAGGCCGACAACGTCCTACCCGGAGCGCTGGTCGCCGCAGCCGGTGCCTTTGCGCTGGCGGCAACCCTCGTGGCGATCAGCCTGCGGCTGTGGAGCCAGCACCGGGCGGTCGCCCCCCTGTTCCGTTCCATCGCCGAGACGCTGGACGCCCTGAGCCCCCGCCTGCCGGGGAAGAGCTCGCGGAGCGCGGCCCCATTCCCGAAGACGGGCGCCCTGGTCGCCAAGGGCGTCGGCGCCTACGATCCCGGCAGCGGCGAGCGGCTGACCGGCGTCGATCTCGCCCTACCGATGCCGGCGCATGTGGCGATCGTGGGTCACCGCGGCAGCGGATCGCGGGCGCTCGCGGCCCTGCTCGCCGGGCAGATCGAGCCCACCGCCGGCGCGGTCACCTATGGCGGTACCGACCTGCGCGCCTTCGACTCCGCCGAGCGCGCCCGCCGGATCGCGCTGGCCGGCTCGGAGGCGATCCTGATCGAGGGGACGCTGCGCCAGAACCTGCTCTACGGCGCCCGCAGCGGCGACCGCGAAGCCTCGGGGCTGGCCGAGCGCATCGCCATCCTCAAGCTCACCGGGCTCGACGCCTTCGTCTACGAGCGGGGCCTCGAGGCCTCCGTCGACCCGGAAGACGATCCCGCTACGGCGGAAGCGGTCGTCGCCGCCCGCTGGGCGGTGCGCGATGCGCTGGCGAGCGAGGGCATGGCTCGGCTCGTCGAGCCGTTCGACCCGGCCCGCTACAACCATCAGGCCGATATCGGCGAGAACATCCTGTTCGGCGAGGCGGTGAGCCCGGCCTTCACGCAAGCGCGGCTCGCGGCGCATCCCTACCTGCGTGCCGTGCTGGAAGCAGAAGATCTCACCCGCACCCTGGTCGATGTCGGGCTCCAGGTCGCCCGCTCCACCGTCGAGATTTTTTCGGATTTGCCAGACGACCACCCTCTGTTCGAGAGCTTCTCGCTGTTTCCGGCGGCCGAGCGGGGTTACTTCGAGGATCTGGTCGCGCGCCAGCCCGAGGCCCGCGGTTTCCGCCGCGGTCCGGCCGGGCACCGCGACCGCGAGCGGCTGATCGGGCTGGCGCTCCGTTACAGCGAGACGCGCCACCGCTTCGGTCTGATCGACGAGGCGCTGGAACAGCGTCTGGTCGCCGCCCGCCATTCCTTCGCGGCGATGCTGCCGCCACGCTATCGCGAAAAGGTCGAGTTCTACGATCCCTCCCGGCTCACCGCCGCCGCGAGCCTGGAGGAGAACCTGCTGTTCGGGCGCATCACCCAAGGTGAGGCGGGCGCCGAGGGACGGGTGCGCGCTCTGGTGCGCCGGGTGCTCGCCGAGCAGGGGCTGGAGCCCACCGTCTACCGGCTCGGCCTCGCGGCGCGGATCGAGGCGGGCGTCGCGGTGGCGGGCCAAGGCCAGCGCGCGGTGCTGGGGGAGGGCGCTATCGGCCCGCGCGAGCGGGTGGCGATCGAGTTCGTGCGCTGCCTCGTGCGCCGTCCGGACATCCTCGTGGTCGGACTCTCGCTCGACGACCGCAAGCCCGACGAGATCACCGCCCGCATCGAGCGCCTGCGGGCGCTGCGCGCCGGGGCCGCGCTGATCGTCTGCCTGCCCGACGAGGACACCCTCAACCGACAGGCGCCGTTCGACGCGGTGCTTCGGGTGGAGCGCAACACGGTGGTCACGGGCGAGTCCCGGGAAACCGAGGCGGTCACGGCCTGAGCGATGTCCAAATCCGCCATCCCGAAGGGATCAACCGGATTTGGAATGATCGCTTCCGTTTCCCGCAAAACCGCCTCAAAGCTTGGGCACGGTCCGGTTTTCGTCGCCCGCAGGCACCGCCGGTCGGCCCTGGCCTCGATCGAGACGGTGCATGCTTCCCCCGAACCGCTCTCGAGGCTCTGTGAGATCCTTCCTCAGAACCCTGATTCCGGGGCTGGTCGGGTTGTCGATCCTCATGGCGTCGAACACGCTCGCACGGGCCGACAAGGCGAACGCGCCGATCCCGGCCGCGACCCTGGCGCTGATGGCTGCGCGCGGCACCAACGCCGCCTCGCCGATCGTGCTGCGCGCCTACAAGAAGGAATCCGAGATCGAGGTCTGGAAGCGCAACGCCGCCGGGCGCTACGTGCCGATCAAGACCTATCCGATCTGCCGCTGGTCCGGGCAGCTCGGGCCGAAGACCAAGAGCGGCGACCGGCAGACGCCGGAGGGGTTCTACACGGTGGCGAAAAGCCAGATGAACCCGAACTCGCGCTATTACCTCTCCTTCGACGTCGGCTACCCCAACGCCTTCGACCGGGCGCACGGCTCCACCGGCTCGGCGGTGATGGTGCACGGCGTCTGCTCGTCGATGGGCTGCTTTGCCATGACGGATACGGTGGCGGGCGAGCTGTTCTCGATCGCCCGCGAGGCGTTCGCCGGGGGGCAGGGCGCGTTCCAGTTCCAGTCCTTCCCGTTCCGGATGACCGCCGCGAACATGGCCCGG contains:
- a CDS encoding MucR family transcriptional regulator; the encoded protein is MSDNSQVSQHDRIELAADLVSAYVSNNSLPSPELAGLIVQVHAALVALSAPQAPKEEEVERATPAQIKKSITPDALISFIDGKPYKTLKRHLTTHGLDIEGYRRRYGLPADYPTVSSNYSAARSALAKDLGLGQQRRKSSAKTAEPVDEVVAEAAPEPRRKTAAEGRKTGGRRKAA
- a CDS encoding sigma-70 family RNA polymerase sigma factor; this translates as MRNDTEATLDRPAMTDGRPKLSDSIRSHLGDHLRSVYDTLGAGEDTPSRFSELIGKLEAALKAQGERIDPEFRNGLLSAVPSLRAFALSLTSNPARSDDLVQDTLLKGWQHRARFQPGTNLNAWLFTILRNIFYSDHRKRVREVEDQDGSYAARLATAPHQGDRLDVEDLQTALAKLPPDQREALVLVGAEGVSYEEAATIMGCKVGTVKSRVSRARGRLAELLGYDEEDLSSDRLIQSAMPDA
- a CDS encoding class II glutamine amidotransferase, which produces MCELLGMSANVPTDIRFSFAALARRGGETGPHADGWGITFYEGRGCRSFHDPEPSARSELAKLLRRYPIKSRIVVAHVRKANRGRVSLENTHPFSRELWGRRWTFAHNGQLKGVKRLPLGRFEPIGTTDSEHAFCWMLSQLQERFPKPPRAATLEAAIAGYARILSERGVFNMLLTDSRVLYAHCGKRLCYLTRRAPFGTATLIDEDWRVDFAQETTETDIVTMIATRALTRDETWTELERGDTLVLTDGVVRVLKGATRQRPMPDIHGAA
- a CDS encoding quinol:electron acceptor oxidoreductase subunit ActD encodes the protein MTERVFQPAAEPAPLYGAPVIGAGETVASIAAALAGSVLAPAGGFWRLGVAATLVPILVWAGLRSAVPVEFGPAGAAWWIGLAAGCLLISGLLLLAGVAWRCGIGRLTQTAALLCSGLAALHPAPVHPVSLGALLLASLGLWAAALLPDVAVLRDVAGPGSRRARLYRTLSAGWCGSALQWLAWERACRGFGLLGILAAVAVLIDLALAAALRTDRHDTLLPVALLVEAVLSGAGLTAALATTLRRSRGLDGLITGRHLDILGRLLLAFGLAALYCHVTEIVTALLYGDAAERARLTRRLFGDEAPAFWTLMLAGLLPTQLFWIPAIRRSALALGLIGALVAIGLGADHVLATRIGAAGASLADLLTAEVAMLGSAGLFVLGLLLLLRLVPPVGIAETRQLALAENAHAAPRAPEIAPNIRPGQLPGQPLAQSFGQPPGLIAIFASEAGLAEAARGVSGARAPRLEAFAPVPMPEVAGALHREERSLNRLALFGAFLGFAAFVAIRIAGLAGEMPDGPASVAALLARPLSWPDVWPPPWPASWPLSWAMAAVPALSAAAAGGVLGLGVALVSALRTGRTGRVLPSALAGHFVLTIEPSGTPFIPAALARRLNALPADAGRPLALYGPAAGEPQR
- a CDS encoding ATP-binding cassette domain-containing protein, with translation MERDPVLFAWASSPRRHAAALGLAVGLGGPLALFVLLCLRDLIAVLTRSSPDFLPFLRIALPLPGHHGDEAPILFQGWSLPPTELPLIALTSLAAAALLLAALGAAVAYLCFSVQARATARLRARATEAILASPPGAREDLRALPGLVGQALARMGPLSAVGIVVPGLTLAAILLALVMAELAAPRLVPVIALLLAAVGLARVLLASRTAARHSLRQADTAATETGLRDLIRRMPAVRAHGAAAFERRRLGLRARAARSALVRAEARLAYARAPALALVVILPALLVATALWQGEAATEADNVLPGALVAAAGAFALAATLVAISLRLWSQHRAVAPLFRSIAETLDALSPRLPGKSSRSAAPFPKTGALVAKGVGAYDPGSGERLTGVDLALPMPAHVAIVGHRGSGSRALAALLAGQIEPTAGAVTYGGTDLRAFDSAERARRIALAGSEAILIEGTLRQNLLYGARSGDREASGLAERIAILKLTGLDAFVYERGLEASVDPEDDPATAEAVVAARWAVRDALASEGMARLVEPFDPARYNHQADIGENILFGEAVSPAFTQARLAAHPYLRAVLEAEDLTRTLVDVGLQVARSTVEIFSDLPDDHPLFESFSLFPAAERGYFEDLVARQPEARGFRRGPAGHRDRERLIGLALRYSETRHRFGLIDEALEQRLVAARHSFAAMLPPRYREKVEFYDPSRLTAAASLEENLLFGRITQGEAGAEGRVRALVRRVLAEQGLEPTVYRLGLAARIEAGVAVAGQGQRAVLGEGAIGPRERVAIEFVRCLVRRPDILVVGLSLDDRKPDEITARIERLRALRAGAALIVCLPDEDTLNRQAPFDAVLRVERNTVVTGESRETEAVTA